One part of the Marispirochaeta sp. genome encodes these proteins:
- a CDS encoding BrxA family protein, which translates to MNNKKYSLGLSSFSLLRPETEIAARVLRECRSIEEARERIKQENLFQRVRRSTNKVVVNEVLKRLSHADEWERNLLSEAESPDDSGFICMLLVSRQYTILLDFVVELVLYKFEGRDTRLESYEMESWFAVKAETHDEISALKPGSFKRLLVNTRRVLIEGGILLESGEGIYTIRQPLVGLHIQSHYEALARPEDLYMLLYPEYKIQKIRENLE; encoded by the coding sequence ATGAACAACAAAAAATACAGCCTTGGTCTGTCATCGTTCTCATTGCTGCGTCCGGAAACGGAGATAGCCGCTCGGGTACTTAGGGAATGTCGTAGTATAGAAGAAGCCAGAGAACGTATTAAGCAGGAAAACCTGTTCCAGCGGGTCCGCAGAAGCACAAACAAGGTTGTTGTAAACGAGGTGCTGAAGCGTCTTTCCCACGCTGACGAGTGGGAGCGAAATCTGCTGTCCGAGGCTGAATCACCGGACGATTCCGGTTTTATCTGCATGCTCCTGGTTTCCAGACAATATACCATTTTGCTTGATTTTGTTGTGGAGCTTGTGTTGTACAAGTTTGAAGGCCGGGACACTCGTCTGGAATCCTACGAAATGGAATCCTGGTTTGCCGTAAAGGCCGAAACCCACGATGAGATTTCGGCATTGAAGCCAGGTTCCTTCAAGCGGCTGCTTGTAAATACCCGACGGGTATTAATTGAAGGTGGGATTCTTCTGGAATCAGGAGAGGGGATCTACACAATTCGGCAGCCGCTGGTTGGTTTACATATACAGAGTCATTATGAAGCCCTTGCTAGGCCGGAGGACCTGTATATGCTCCTGTATCCGGAATATAAAATACAAAAAATTAGGGAGAATCTTGAATGA